The Pelodiscus sinensis isolate JC-2024 chromosome 10, ASM4963464v1, whole genome shotgun sequence genome has a segment encoding these proteins:
- the NEU2 gene encoding sialidase-2, producing the protein MASPMPFPFNLRENMFQEEQPHYRIPALLYIQKSHTILAFAEQRGGEKDESAKLIVMHRGTYNETTHAVQWEKVKTIVKAPLGDHRPMNPCPVYDEVTGNVVLVFIAVEGNISEQHQLDKKENKARLCQVTSADNGVSWSPVTDLTDTDTVPKAWATFAVGPGHGLQLNNEVKSLVIPAHAYWIHDNSSPSPHPFCFVSDDHGKTWKRGNFLSEKKAGECQVVELRSQGKSVLYCNARSKERARVQAVSYNEGRDFPSDQQCKIQNLVEPPEGCHGSVIGFPRPAGVQSEQDMWVLYSHPIHRSERKDLGVYLNKEPLNPESWTEPTVICKGFCAYSDLQYMGPGPDGSPLFCCLFEFGTKSDYEKILFFMFTLKQVFPYDC; encoded by the exons ATGGCCAG CCCGATGCCTTTCCCTTTCAACCTGCGAGAAAATATGTTCCAAGAGGAACAGCCGCACTATCgaatcccagccctgctctacatTCAGAAGTCCCACACCATCCTGGCTTTCGCCGAGCAGCGGGGGGGTGAGAAGGATGAAAGCGCCAAGCTGATAGTCATGCACAGAGGCACGTACAATGAGACTACGCACGCCGTTCAG TGGGAAAAAGTGAAGACCATTGTCAAGGCTCCACTGGGTGACCACCGCCCCATGAACCCATGTCCTGTGTATGATGAAGTCACTGGAAATGTCGTTCTGGTCTTTATAGCTGTCGAGGGAAACATCTCTGAGCAACACCAGCTCGACAAGAAGGAAAACAAGGCCCGTCTGTGCCAGGTCACCAGCGCTGACAATGGAGTCTCCTGGAGCCCTGTGACAGATCTCACTGACACTGACACAGTGCCCAAGGCCTGGGCTACCTTTGCAGTGGGACCAGGCCACGGTTTACAGCTAAACAATGAGGTTAAGAGTCTAGTGATTCCAGCACATGCCTATTGGATACATGACAATAGTTCTccgtccccccaccccttctgctttgTTAGTGATGACCATGGGAAGACCTGGAAAAGGGGAAACTTTCTGTCAGAGAAGAAAGCTGGGGAATGCCAGGTGGTTGAATTGAGGAGCCAAGGAAAGTCAGTGCTGTACTGCAACGCTAGAAGCAAAGAGAGAGCCAGAGTCCAGGCTGTGAGCTACAACGAGGGGAGGGATTTTCCCAGTGACCAACAGTGTAAAATTCAGAATCTGGTAGAACCTCCAGAGGGCTGTCACGGGAGTGTTATTGGCTTCCCAAGACCCGCTGGTGTGCAGTCAGAGCAGGACATGTGGGTCCTCTATTCTCACCCCATACACCGCAGCGAGCGGAAAGATTTAGGCGTGTACCTCAACAAGGAACCCTTAAATCCAGAAAGCTGGACAGAACCCACTGTCATCTGCAAGGGCTTCTGTGCTTATTCGGATCTGCAGTACATGGGGCCAGGCCCTGATGGCTCAcccctgttctgctgcctctttGAGTTTGGCACCAAATCCGACTATGAGAAGATCCTCTTCTTTATGTTCACTCTGAAACAAGTCTTTCCATATGACTGCTGA